TGGTTCCGCATTTGGGGCATCCATAAAGTTCAACTGTTATTTTGCGTGAATTTTCCTTGGTCGTAAAACGAGCATGAGAATCATTAGGCTCAACTTGTACATGAATAAAGGGTTGATCTAGTTCTATTTCAGTACCATATCCACACGCAAAACATTTAAGTACACTTGGATTCATAAACGAAGTCATCTCCAGTTTCATTTAAAATAATAATTAATACTTCACGGTGCAACTTTTCCGAATTCTTAAACTATTATACATATATTGTAAAACAAAAGACATCCCTGTGTTGTTTTGGCCACTTTACAAGGGCCAACTCCCGACCGGGAGTCGGAAAAACCTTGCCTGCGGCTAAGTCACCCAGTCCATGAACATTGAGGCAAGCCCAAGCCCTCCTAAAGAACTCAATACCCTTTATTCGATCAAAATCGCTCATTCTGAAAATCTAATGAATCCCTGATGCCCTATTTCAAGCAAATGATCACCTTTCCACCTAAGATTTGCTCGATAGCGTTAATCCAGTTCATTATATCGCCAAAGTAGCCATTTTCCGGTCTATAAGCATCCTACAGTTCATTAGATGTCCTTTGAGACCGAACCCCTCTAAAGCCAAGTCAGCGGTGGATGTCAGTACATAAGGGGAAAGCTTCGCTCACTCCAAACCCAAAAACATATATTCAAAAAAGGGCGATGAGTGATAAACACACTCATCGCCACAACCCTGTTGATAATCATCCTATTTTATATCGAGCATAATCGCTCCTTGCTTCTTATTCCAGCGGTCTGTCGCTTCTTTAATAATATCATTGCCACCTTTGGACTTATACTCTTCGATGACTTTTGGCCAATCGGAGATCGGCTCTTTACCGTAAATCATTTTGATCATGTGATCGATAATAATTTTTGGACCCACATCCGGTTGAGGAGCGGCGAGATCAGGAAATTTGGCGAAGCTGTTCAAATCTGGATAAAATCCGATGCCTGGCAAACCTTCTTTCGTCAAAACTTCATCGAATGCCTTCAAGGTCGCTTTGCCATCCTCGTTTAGCAGCAGTCTAGGTTTGTTGTAGGTGGAATCATGAACAGCCCACATCGTGCCGCTGCGGAACCCTTCTTCATCAATCTGTTCCTTGGTCGTCGGGAATTTATAGTTGATTTTACCGCTGCTGTCCTTCGTGTAAGTCTCTCCTTCAATCCCGAAAGTGAAGAACGTTTCGGCTTCCGGCGAGATCATCCATTCGAACATTTTGACAATGCCAACAGCTGTTTCCTGCTTCACATTTTTATTGATATAGAAGGTGCGAATAACTGGCGCGTAGTAGAAATATCCACCTTTTCCTTCCGGCCCTTTCGGAGAAGGAATAATGTCAATTTTTGAGCCTGGCACTGCTTGTTGTGCCTTGGTTCGGTATCCAGGCAAGCCGGAAGCGTTTTGCGACCATATTCCCGCTTTACCTGCCTCGATACTTTTCGTGAAGTCGGTCGAACTGATGGTAGCGAACTCTTTGGGAATCAACCCTTCGTCATACATCGTTTTATACGTGGTCAGCGCTTTTTGAACGTTCTCGACATCGAAAAATTTCGGGACAACCTGACCGTTCACCAGCTCAAATTGGTCTTTATATGGAAGAACATCGTAAGCTCCCAGAATAACGTCCGCATACTTGAAGTTTTCCCGCATTTGATACGGATTCTCGACGCCAAGCTTCTTGAACGCCCGCAGCACATTGAGAAATTCGTCTACGGTTTTGGGCGCTTGAAGCCCCGTTTTTTCTAATAAATCTGTGCGAATATAGGTCGAGCGACGGGAAGGATTACTCAAAAACTCAGGTATGCCATAGATCTTCCCGTTGTATGAGACACTATCCCAAGCGGATTTGGGCACTAATTTCAATAAATTGGGGGCATTCTGCTTCAGAAGCTCGTCCAGCGGCATAAAGACACCGTTCTCTACGGACCCAGACATCGACTTGCTCCCTGGCCCCCCAATGCTGCCAACCACATCAGGAATTTCGTTGCTTGCGAACATCAGGCCGAATTTGGAATCTTCCATTACTTTTACGTTCAGATCCGTATTCGTCAGTTCCTCCAGCTTCAGAATCCACTTATCCTTATTCAGATCCGGCACTGTGGTGTGATACCCTGTGTTGACCGTCGTTGGATAAAGCAGCGAGAATTTCGTCGGTTCCTTCTTCGTGTTGGCAGATGAAGGCTGCGGTGCAGCTGTGTTCGCTACTTTCCCATCTGTCGAACATGCGGTTAAAGCAGAAGCTGTCAACATGGCAGCCAAAGTAAGACTAATCGTTTTTTTCAACTTAACCCCTTCTTCCTTTTGTGTACTGTAAGCGATTTCATTAACTGTCTCTATCTTATTGAATATTTGGTGCTTTTTGTATGTATAAATTTAAGCTGCCCTGTGAATTTATACGATTAAGATTAACAGCTTCGCCGCCCTTAGTAATGAGCCTCCTGCAAGCGACCAATCCTAATAAGGGAACTGTAGGACGCTATTTTGGCAAATAGCAGGGTTGCTAGAGCAATAGCGGAACTACAGGGTCTTATCTCCATCAAAAGAGTTGAATTTCCCATGAAATAGCAAAATAGTGTACTGTAGTTCCCTCAACCTCGCAATAATGACGCTTTTTGCTAGAATAGCGCACTGTAGTTCCCTCCCTCTCCGCGCGAGCCAGCCAGACAACTCCTATAGAAAGACCGCCAAACAGGTTGGCGGTCCGGGCGTAAATCAGTTGATAAATTGCAGCGATAGCAGCATGCGCTTCAGAATTGCGGCAGCTTGTGCTCGCGTGGCTGGCTGATTAGGCGCGAAGGCATTGTCAGACACACCTTGAATGAGCCCGCCAACCAGTGCTTGCGAGACGGCTGCACGCGACCAGTCGCTGATAGCCATCCGGTCGGAGAAGCGATTTAATATCGCATTGTCAGCCTGGATTTCCTTGCCGCCTATCTGCATCGCCCGAATCATCATCGCTACCATTTGTTCGCGAGTAATGCTAGCGTTTGGCCGGAAGGTTCCGTCTTCATAGCCGTTGATCAAACCAGCTCGGTACGCCGTGCTCACAGCTCCGGCAAACCAGTCGCCAGGTTGTACGTCATGAAATCCATCCGTCTTCATTTCCATTAACCCCAGCGAACGAACGAGTATAGCCGCAAACTCTGCACGAGTGACTGTGAGCTCCGGAGCGAATTGCTGATCGGTTTTCCCGTCTACAATCCATTTATTCGCCAGCAGTTCGATATCTGCTTTCGCCCAATGCCCTTGCAAATCGGTAAACGATTTCTCGGATTGAATGACGGTATATACGCTATTGTGCGGCGAACGAATCGCAATCATGGAAGATCCGTTCTTCGTTGTAATTACCGCTGGCACGAAATGAATTTGGTTGTGCGAATCCACCCATACCGCTGTCACCTTGCTGGAATCAACCGTCCACGTACCCAAGCTAATCGTACGGCTGACATATATGCCGCCGAAATCACTCTTTTCTTTGCCGTTGACCGTGATCGTGAACGCAATCGGGTTGGAGATCACTTGCTTTGCCTTCAAGTTATTCACCGCTGCATTCACATCGTCTCCGGCTTTACCGGATACTTTGGCAATGGAGATACTTATGGTTGAATCTTTAGGCATATCTTTAAACAGACTTGCAGGCAACTCATAATTTGCACCGTTCGCTTGAATCTGTATCACGGCGCTCCTGTGCTTGCTGATCATGTTCTGGATGGCATTGCCTGGCAGCTCCACGTTAACGGTAGGCTCACTATCCTTCACCTCCATGAAGACAATCGGAGCTGCCAATGCTCTCTCCAGCTTATCCGCATCAACAATGACTTTCGTTACCGTCCTTCCATCGGACGTTGTTTCCTTCGTCACCTTAGCATCCTTTTCAAGATCAATAATGCCTGTTGAACCGACTGCAGGTGCTATCGCGCTGCCCGATCCCGATCCTGTTCCTGATCCCGTGCCTGAGCCACTGCCAGAACCCGAAGAATCATGCAATGCCCTAAAGCTAACCGCCGTTCCATAATCACTTGTAGTTCCATCCGCGTCAACCGCTTGAACAGCAAAAGAGTATTCATTGCCTGGTGCCAAGCCAGTCAATTCATACGCAAGAACATTGCCAAGCGATGCAATCTCTGAGTAAGTGCTGCCTGTAACGCTATAAATTTTATAGCCGACTACTCCCCTGCTTGCTTCTGCTGCTGTCCATTGCAGCTTCGCTGATCTTGCCTGCACATCTGAAACGGTCATCCTAAATGTACTTGGCCATCTCAGCTGTGTGACGTTAATAGCAGCCAGTGCTTTATAGGTTGAGCCTGTAACGGTTCCTTGTACGCTAAAGCTTCCTACAGCTGCATATTGGGATGCATCCACGTTGTTCCAGAGCACACCCAGAATCCGCGTCGTACTGTCGCTATAAACTGCCGTGACTACCGTTGGCAATATAGGCGCGATGCCTACTCTTGTTGTTACGCTGATCGGGGCAATGCTTGCAATTTGCGCCTGATGATCCGGCGGAACTAGTTCTGTCGGTTGAGCCGGCGCCGAAATCATAAACTTGCGGGAATACGTATCCGTTCCCTTGGACCTTACCGCTACTTTGGACAGATCGCTCACACTGCCCGGCAGCGTATAGCTTGTTGCGCCTGCCGGCAAGTCAGCAAGTACCGTTGTGTCATTATACACCTTGAACCCTTCGCTCAAAGCATTAGAGTCCCACTTCAGAACTTTCGCGGAAACGCTGGCCTCAACCCTCAGATTCTGTGGAGGCGTTGGTGCATTAAACACTTGAACTTGCGTAAGGCGCGGAGGTCCTGTAAGCTCCGTACCTGTATTATTTCCTGAAGAATTCTCCACCGTTACCTTGATATATCTTGAATGATAAGTTTTGCCAAGATCGATAGGATATGAACTATCAGCCGTATCCACCCCGCCGTTATTGTTGGCGGCAGCATACGTATACCCTTGGGCAGACCGTTTATCGACTTGGTTAAAGCTCACGGCATCAAAATCAGCAGCCGAAGTATGATTGGCCATATCATTTGATACATACACGGTTGCGCCTTTTAACCTGGTCGATTTTGCAAACAATCGAATTTGGCTGAAATCCATGGCCTGACCAAGATCGATGACGAAGCTGCCTTTTCTCGCCCCATCGGTACCCAACCATGAATAATCTCCGATTTGATCCAAGCTGGTCACATTGTTTACAGCCCATAATGTCGGGTCTTGCAAGACGCCATTAGTCAGTTTGTTTGCATTCCCGTATTCATTCCCCGCTGCCGATTGCATCTGGATCGAGTTGCCGGTTGCTGTCGGGCCTACGTTATACGCTTTTTTGTTTAGCGCAAGATTAACGGATGACAGACCTGACGCCACCTTGGTAATGGTGATGTCGGAGAGTTGCAATTCCGCGTCGAATGCCGAATTATTGCCGCCATTGGAACTGCGGTAAATGCCCCACTTCGGTCGTTCGTATTGGTCAAAAGCAGCCGGAAATTCGGTCTCAAAGTTGCTGCCTTTTTCCGGTCTTCTCCACAAGTCCTTCGTACCGTCAACTGCGCCTTGATTCACAAACGCTTGATAGACATCCGGGATGTCAAAGTTGTAAACCTTGCCCGTGACCATATCCGTGATCTGAATGGTGAACCAGCCAGAATCCGAAATAAGCGCGTTAAGCTCCACTTGAATCCAGTGTCCATCGATTTCTTTTAACGGAATGCTCATTGCTGTCTTATCGCCGTCTGAACGGTTATGATTCAACACTAGATTCCTGCTGGTCGTTCCCGAAATCGAGAAAGCGAGGAGATAGGCGCCGTTCTCGCCGCCGCTGTTGCCGCCCGGCAATGTATTAGCCTTCTGGGCATTCACAGCCTTCAACTGAAAAATATGTCTGAAGTTCGGTTGATTCCATTGGTTGCCGTCGCTAATTTTCCATTTCCATTGATAAGAAACCAGATCACCATTATAGGCAACCCAATCGTTGGTTGAATCTTCACTTGGGCGAATTTCAACTCTTTGCCTGTCATTCAGCGCTGCTCCGCCAACCACATAGCCTTTATCCCAATCGAAAACCCCTTTATGGCCGTATTCGCCGTCGCGGACCTTATCCGCGAATTCATTATTCACGCCTCTGCCGTACTCAAAGAGTTTGAACACATTTTTGTTCAGAACGTTGTCCCACACGTTCGTCACATGGTCGTCAGCTGCTGTCGCACGAGGCTGATCGCCATAAAATAGATGATAAGCGTCTCTGATCCGCTTGGTCACTCCTTCTACAGGCTCGTCAGTCCCCATTGCTCCGCCCAAAATGTTATAGGGAGATACGCCTTCGATCGCGTTCATCTTGATTGTCTTGGAATTCGCGCCATTTCCGCGGGCGGTTACATCGAGTGCGAATAGGGATGGGCTTCCGTTGTTGAAATTGAATGTAAAATCATTTGTGCCCAGTGGCAATTTAGCTAAATAGGAGGTTGCAAATGTTACCGTACTGCCTGACAATGAGTAATCGATCGTTGGCCTTAGAGCGGTGCCGCCTTTGGTTATACTAGTAAGCGCCTGCCCGCCAGCAAGGTTGATCGTTGTAGCTATAAGTGCGACTTGATCCCACGTGCTGTAAGTATCCTTAGCAGGAACCAGTGCAGTTGTATTCTCTGCTGCTTCCTTGCCTGAGATCGTCAACCCGGATATCCCCATCAGCGATGCCGTTTCATCCGTCTTCTTATCGCGAGGGCCGACCAGTACCGTGTTGATCGCGACATACCGGGCTGTGAACGGATATAAGAATGTTTTGTTGTCAAAGCCCCATTGTTGTCCGTTGTAAGTGACATAGGACCACAAACCTTCCGTTTCTGTCCCTCCGGCAAGCGTCCAGCCATTTGCCTTCCAATCGTAGAGGTTCGCCGAATCTGCGGCTGTTGGCGCACTTGCCCAAGAACTGAGATTACTAGAGTAATACACCTCAAATCTGGTCGCATTACTTTGGATATTGGCAATCGTATTCGGTATTTCAAGGTGCATTTTATCAATCGTTTTTGGAGCGCCCAAGTCCAGGGTTAATGCCAAGGAGGATGGCGAATAACTGCCCATATAGACATTGGAGCTTGAATTACGCCAGTAACCACTGCCTCCTGATCGCAAAGCGTCTACGCCCGGATGAGTAGAATCTTCCGAACTTACTTTAAGGTTCTGGCCCGCTATTGGCGTAAACTGGGATGGGGATAACAGGTTGATCGAGGCTTTCCTATCGGATGGTTCTCCAAAGATATTGAATACGTTGCTGCGTATTCCAGCCCCCTTGCCGCTGCCAAGCGTATTATTAACATCGGAGACAAGCAGTACATATTGAGCTTCAACAGGTACGGCCAACTTGTGATCAACCTTTTGATTGTTGCTAAGTGGCGTCGTTTTCCCCGCTCCTGGTATTGTCAGCCAAGATGCTCCATGTGCAGTCTCCAGTGGTTTTTCCGTTCCAACCGCGCTGGTCGAGAAATTATTGCCCTCCACAAGTTCATCATAAGCGGCTGCATCGTTGGTATAGTACACTTGATAATTTTTCAGATAGCTGCTGTTATTCGTCCATTCAATTTGAATTTCATCAACATTAATTTTCTTCTCCAGTTTGACAGCCGCCCAATATTGATGATTGCCTGCGTCTGTCGTTATGAGAGAGCTGTTGGCCTGCCAGTATGTGGCTGCGTTGTTATCAATAAAAGATTCTCTGGTACTTCCTGTGCTTCCTTTGGAGACAACCTTGATCGCAGACCCTGGAGTCACTGCCCAGTTGCGATAATTGGAAAGATTAACTTCAATATAAGGCCTGATGTTGTTAGTGTTCGTAATGCCTGAGCCGTTCAAGTCGCCATAAATCTTGTATTTTCCCATGATATCAGGCTTATAGCCGTCCGAGCTCCATGTTACGTTCATCTTTTCAATATTCCCCGTACTCATGGTTACATCAAGCTGTGAAGGCAATGCTAATTGACTAAAAGATGTACCTTGGGAAGCCGAAATTTCGTTCGGTCTTGCCCACGCCACAATATCCCTAGGCTGTGCATTAGGGTTCCAGCCATTAGGAAATACATAACTGTTCTTATCTCTTTTGATTAAGTATACATCCGACAGATACATGGTTGACGCTTGGAATTCGTCTGCATAGGCCGCGTCTCCGACGCCGTTATACATCCCATGGTAAAGGCCCCATTTGGATCGATTCTGCTGGCCCGCTTCTGTAGGCAGGTCAACTCTTTCAAGTCTTCCGGTAGTCGGATTCGCTGCTTCTGGGCGTCTGTATGTTTCGGCCGTCATCCCGCCTTCGAACAGCACATCACCTGTTGCAAGATCAACAAGCTTGCCATACATATACCCTTTATCAGCTGTCAAAATTGTGACTTGCAGATCTAGCCAGCGGTCCACCACTTTGTCAAAGGGAATTGTGAACAAAGGCTTGATCCGATCCGCATAGTTGGCATCCGGATTATTCCTGAATTCAAGTTGGCCCTTGCCTTCACTTGAAACAAGCGTAAGCGTAGCCACTGGCTGACCAGCTGCATTGCCCGCTACTTCTTTCAATTGAAAAATGTGCCAAAACCGATGCGGGTCAATAAAATCACCAGCATGCTTGTCACCCACATCCTGCTGGAACTTTAAGGTTTCCGACGGTAGCATAAGTCTCCAGTGATGGGTCATAATATCGCCGCCCACGCTATTGGCATCACGATTGGCTGCGTCTGTGTTGCTTTTAATTTCCAGCCGCTGACGGTCGCTGCCCACCGCGCCACGATCACCGTCGTCCCGGCTCACGCCATTTTGATCAACAAAAGGCTTGAATTCATGAAAGCGCAAAATATCTGAATTGAGTTTGTCGGTGCCGGGAACATGGGCGATCCCATATTTTGCAAGCGCATCCGCATCCTCTTTGCCTATGGTCTGCAAATACATGTTGTCTCCAAGCCATGATTCCTTAACGGTCGAAGCCGCAGGGTAGTCTCCTGAGCGGTCATAGACGGAGTCCGACCATGCTTTCCCGCTGTAGGATGAGGGAACACCCGGGCCCTCTATAGAACTTGTCGTGCTGCCGTTGCCGATTCTGGATGCGCCCATAACATCCCATACATCTTCCCCCGCCCGAATATTGAGCGGTATATAGGTTTCGTTAGCTCCTACAGCACCTGCGATAGGGGGTAATTGGCTTTCTACCGTAACCGTAATCGAATATTTCCGGCTATTGCTGCTGTCATTCTTATCTGTGACGACCAGATCATACAACGTAGTTCCGTTCGTTGAGAATTGATCCATTTTGGCATCACCCTTGTTGATGCCGCTGGCCGCAAACGAAATCGCTGTGGTTCCATTACTTCTGTAAAGTGCTGCCGTAGCGTCTAGACTTGTGGTTACATTCAGCATTTGGTATAAGGTGCCGTAGGGCAATGATATGCCAATGCTTGCATTTTGAAGATCAACTACTGCATTAGCCGGCTTGTTCACTTTTATTTCCAGCAAGCCTAAGCTGTCTCCCGTCACGGCGAGCGCCGTTGCTGTAGGAATGACACTACTCATAAGCGAAAGCACCAGTGCAAATGAAAGAAAAGAACTTACAGCCTTTTTTAGAACTTGTTGTTTATACATCATTAAAAACATCTTCGAGCCTCCTTGAGTCAACTACTGCTAATTTAAATGAGGGAGTCAAGACATCAGCTGCTAATCGCGTGGCAATCACAATGAATGCGCTACCAAAAATGCTGGTCATTGCATCTTTTCCCAATCTTATGTCTACGATCCTCTCCTTCCTGCCCTTAGTTTAATTAGTGTAAAGCACATGCTTGTTTCCGCGGATGGAAAAATTTATGGTGGCATGGTTTTTTTTAACATATAAAAAAGCTACCCTGCTGATGAGAGGTAGCTTGCTTATATGGCGGCTTGCGAATATCAGGATTCAGGATTTGACGGATCCAACCATCATCCCTTGAATGAAATGCCTTTGCAGGAACGGATACACAAGCAGGATTGGAATCGTCGCGATGACAATAACCGCCATCTTGATCCCTTCTGGAGAAAGCAAGAGCATTAATTCCGAAGAAACATCCGACTGGCCAAATTGGTCTGTGAATACAATTTCTCTTAAACGTACCTGCAGCGGTATCCAATTACGATGATCGATATAGAAGACAGCCTCCGCATACCGATTCCAATGACCTACTGCATACATGATCCCCATTGTGGCCAAAGCGGGCTTAGAAAGCGGCAGCACAATATTCCACAAAATACGGAACTCTCCGCATCCGTCAATTCTAGCTGAATCGAGCAGCTCCGATGGCAGGTTGAGGAAAAAGGATCGCATGACGAATAAATTGAATGCGCTAATCGCCATAGGGAGCATCAACGCCCACAGCGTATTGAGCAGCCCCAACTGTTTGACCAGCAAATAATTAGGAATTAGCGGAGCGCTGAAAATAAGTGTAAACAAGATCATCAACAGAATGGATTTACGGAACAAATATTCCGGTCTGGATAACGAGTAGGCCAGTGTTGTTGTCATGAACAGATTGATGAATGTTCCAAATACCGTGATGATAACACTATTGCGGAACCCAATCCAGATCGTCGGGTCCTGCAAAATAA
Above is a genomic segment from Paenibacillus sp. HWE-109 containing:
- a CDS encoding extracellular solute-binding protein — translated: MKKTISLTLAAMLTASALTACSTDGKVANTAAPQPSSANTKKEPTKFSLLYPTTVNTGYHTTVPDLNKDKWILKLEELTNTDLNVKVMEDSKFGLMFASNEIPDVVGSIGGPGSKSMSGSVENGVFMPLDELLKQNAPNLLKLVPKSAWDSVSYNGKIYGIPEFLSNPSRRSTYIRTDLLEKTGLQAPKTVDEFLNVLRAFKKLGVENPYQMRENFKYADVILGAYDVLPYKDQFELVNGQVVPKFFDVENVQKALTTYKTMYDEGLIPKEFATISSTDFTKSIEAGKAGIWSQNASGLPGYRTKAQQAVPGSKIDIIPSPKGPEGKGGYFYYAPVIRTFYINKNVKQETAVGIVKMFEWMISPEAETFFTFGIEGETYTKDSSGKINYKFPTTKEQIDEEGFRSGTMWAVHDSTYNKPRLLLNEDGKATLKAFDEVLTKEGLPGIGFYPDLNSFAKFPDLAAPQPDVGPKIIIDHMIKMIYGKEPISDWPKVIEEYKSKGGNDIIKEATDRWNKKQGAIMLDIK
- a CDS encoding S-layer homology domain-containing protein; translated protein: MFLMMYKQQVLKKAVSSFLSFALVLSLMSSVIPTATALAVTGDSLGLLEIKVNKPANAVVDLQNASIGISLPYGTLYQMLNVTTSLDATAALYRSNGTTAISFAASGINKGDAKMDQFSTNGTTLYDLVVTDKNDSSNSRKYSITVTVESQLPPIAGAVGANETYIPLNIRAGEDVWDVMGASRIGNGSTTSSIEGPGVPSSYSGKAWSDSVYDRSGDYPAASTVKESWLGDNMYLQTIGKEDADALAKYGIAHVPGTDKLNSDILRFHEFKPFVDQNGVSRDDGDRGAVGSDRQRLEIKSNTDAANRDANSVGGDIMTHHWRLMLPSETLKFQQDVGDKHAGDFIDPHRFWHIFQLKEVAGNAAGQPVATLTLVSSEGKGQLEFRNNPDANYADRIKPLFTIPFDKVVDRWLDLQVTILTADKGYMYGKLVDLATGDVLFEGGMTAETYRRPEAANPTTGRLERVDLPTEAGQQNRSKWGLYHGMYNGVGDAAYADEFQASTMYLSDVYLIKRDKNSYVFPNGWNPNAQPRDIVAWARPNEISASQGTSFSQLALPSQLDVTMSTGNIEKMNVTWSSDGYKPDIMGKYKIYGDLNGSGITNTNNIRPYIEVNLSNYRNWAVTPGSAIKVVSKGSTGSTRESFIDNNAATYWQANSSLITTDAGNHQYWAAVKLEKKINVDEIQIEWTNNSSYLKNYQVYYTNDAAAYDELVEGNNFSTSAVGTEKPLETAHGASWLTIPGAGKTTPLSNNQKVDHKLAVPVEAQYVLLVSDVNNTLGSGKGAGIRSNVFNIFGEPSDRKASINLLSPSQFTPIAGQNLKVSSEDSTHPGVDALRSGGSGYWRNSSSNVYMGSYSPSSLALTLDLGAPKTIDKMHLEIPNTIANIQSNATRFEVYYSSNLSSWASAPTAADSANLYDWKANGWTLAGGTETEGLWSYVTYNGQQWGFDNKTFLYPFTARYVAINTVLVGPRDKKTDETASLMGISGLTISGKEAAENTTALVPAKDTYSTWDQVALIATTINLAGGQALTSITKGGTALRPTIDYSLSGSTVTFATSYLAKLPLGTNDFTFNFNNGSPSLFALDVTARGNGANSKTIKMNAIEGVSPYNILGGAMGTDEPVEGVTKRIRDAYHLFYGDQPRATAADDHVTNVWDNVLNKNVFKLFEYGRGVNNEFADKVRDGEYGHKGVFDWDKGYVVGGAALNDRQRVEIRPSEDSTNDWVAYNGDLVSYQWKWKISDGNQWNQPNFRHIFQLKAVNAQKANTLPGGNSGGENGAYLLAFSISGTTSRNLVLNHNRSDGDKTAMSIPLKEIDGHWIQVELNALISDSGWFTIQITDMVTGKVYNFDIPDVYQAFVNQGAVDGTKDLWRRPEKGSNFETEFPAAFDQYERPKWGIYRSSNGGNNSAFDAELQLSDITITKVASGLSSVNLALNKKAYNVGPTATGNSIQMQSAAGNEYGNANKLTNGVLQDPTLWAVNNVTSLDQIGDYSWLGTDGARKGSFVIDLGQAMDFSQIRLFAKSTRLKGATVYVSNDMANHTSAADFDAVSFNQVDKRSAQGYTYAAANNNGGVDTADSSYPIDLGKTYHSRYIKVTVENSSGNNTGTELTGPPRLTQVQVFNAPTPPQNLRVEASVSAKVLKWDSNALSEGFKVYNDTTVLADLPAGATSYTLPGSVSDLSKVAVRSKGTDTYSRKFMISAPAQPTELVPPDHQAQIASIAPISVTTRVGIAPILPTVVTAVYSDSTTRILGVLWNNVDASQYAAVGSFSVQGTVTGSTYKALAAINVTQLRWPSTFRMTVSDVQARSAKLQWTAAEASRGVVGYKIYSVTGSTYSEIASLGNVLAYELTGLAPGNEYSFAVQAVDADGTTSDYGTAVSFRALHDSSGSGSGSGTGSGTGSGSGSAIAPAVGSTGIIDLEKDAKVTKETTSDGRTVTKVIVDADKLERALAAPIVFMEVKDSEPTVNVELPGNAIQNMISKHRSAVIQIQANGANYELPASLFKDMPKDSTISISIAKVSGKAGDDVNAAVNNLKAKQVISNPIAFTITVNGKEKSDFGGIYVSRTISLGTWTVDSSKVTAVWVDSHNQIHFVPAVITTKNGSSMIAIRSPHNSVYTVIQSEKSFTDLQGHWAKADIELLANKWIVDGKTDQQFAPELTVTRAEFAAILVRSLGLMEMKTDGFHDVQPGDWFAGAVSTAYRAGLINGYEDGTFRPNASITREQMVAMMIRAMQIGGKEIQADNAILNRFSDRMAISDWSRAAVSQALVGGLIQGVSDNAFAPNQPATRAQAAAILKRMLLSLQFIN
- a CDS encoding carbohydrate ABC transporter permease, with product MIMTKGHKMFNLFNIILLAAIGLSMVLPLIHIIAQSLSDNVAINGGEVSFWPVGFTLGSYKLILQDPTIWIGFRNSVIITVFGTFINLFMTTTLAYSLSRPEYLFRKSILLMILFTLIFSAPLIPNYLLVKQLGLLNTLWALMLPMAISAFNLFVMRSFFLNLPSELLDSARIDGCGEFRILWNIVLPLSKPALATMGIMYAVGHWNRYAEAVFYIDHRNWIPLQVRLREIVFTDQFGQSDVSSELMLLLSPEGIKMAVIVIATIPILLVYPFLQRHFIQGMMVGSVKS